One part of the Sorangiineae bacterium MSr11954 genome encodes these proteins:
- a CDS encoding metallophosphoesterase, translating into MAGPLRQRIAHLSDVHVLEGRSNQSEYSLSTRVVSFHRRLDGEARALKMKHALDSAKRARADHIVISGDLTELGTSKQFERFAEVLHDAAVAPESVTLVPGNHDAYDSYDGWKRAMAGPLRAYAGSSAGEPGLVLDRGGFAILPIDACRHQSIARSGGELTNDAADALERRTSDPSLRKKATIVVLHHPPFGNAKNPWHFIDGLRGHARLLHLLEKHPNLHLLHGHRHRMVDRIVLGSKKNRVFGASATVDDAPGRPRVRLYEVCNDTLESVGLAA; encoded by the coding sequence GTGGCGGGCCCTCTCCGGCAACGCATCGCGCACCTCTCGGACGTCCACGTCCTCGAGGGTCGCTCGAACCAAAGCGAATACAGCCTGAGCACGCGCGTGGTGAGCTTCCACCGCCGGCTCGATGGCGAGGCGCGGGCGCTCAAGATGAAGCACGCGCTCGACAGCGCCAAGCGCGCGCGGGCCGACCACATCGTCATTTCGGGCGATCTGACCGAGCTGGGGACCTCGAAGCAGTTCGAGCGCTTCGCCGAGGTGCTGCACGACGCGGCGGTCGCGCCCGAGAGCGTCACCCTCGTGCCGGGCAACCACGACGCGTACGATTCTTACGACGGCTGGAAGCGCGCGATGGCCGGCCCTCTGCGGGCCTACGCGGGATCGAGCGCAGGCGAGCCGGGCTTGGTGCTCGACCGCGGGGGGTTTGCCATTTTGCCCATCGACGCATGCCGCCATCAGAGCATCGCGCGCTCCGGTGGCGAGCTGACGAACGACGCCGCCGACGCGCTCGAGCGACGCACCTCCGATCCATCGCTCCGCAAAAAGGCGACCATCGTGGTCTTGCACCACCCGCCGTTCGGCAACGCCAAGAACCCGTGGCACTTCATCGACGGGCTGCGCGGTCACGCGCGGCTTCTGCACCTGCTCGAGAAACATCCGAACCTTCACCTCTTGCACGGGCACCGGCACCGCATGGTCGACCGCATCGTGCTCGGCTCGAAAAAGAACCGAGTCTTCGGCGCCTCGGCCACCGTCGATGACGCACCGGGGCGGCCGCGCGTGCGGCTCTACGAGGTGTGCAACGATACGCTGGAGAGTGTGGGGCTCGCGGCGTAG